The nucleotide sequence AGAAGCTCAAAGAAGTCGGAATAAAAATGGAATAATAAGTTAAAAATTACACCGCTGTACCATTTTTGGTACAACGGTGTTTTTAATTGGTATAAAATTGGAATTTGCTATTGAAACTATCTTTAAAAAGAAATATAATAAAATTACAACATCCAAACGATCATTCGTGTTGCGTCAATGGGGGTAATAATTTATGGGTGAGAATTTAAAGAGAGTTATAGAAAAATTAAATAAGATAGAGTACTTAGAGGTCTCAGGCCAGGTTTATTGGGATATAAGGGCTCTTGATAGAGAAAATTTGCTAAGTTTATCAGAAGTGGCTTGCGAAATGGAAGATGAGAGCCGCCAGGTCAAAATGATACAAGAAGATTGTGTATAAAAGGGAGCTCATGGGGCTAGGGGTAATTATGTTGTCCACCACAAAGGTATGCCCTAGATTTTACATATTTATTTCTCGTAAACGGTGAGAGACGCTATAATTATTCTATTATATGGTACAACCATGTAAGCCCCCACTCATTCAATGGAGGGCTTACGCCCTATACAGCAAGAAATAAGTGTTAAATTATTAGGTTAATGTATTACAAAAATGCTTGACCATTACATAAAAACTTTGCTAAGTAAAACCAATAATATTCTGTAGGCTCCATTCCTACAATCACATTGTTTTTAGTGTGATCGGCACATAATTTATTGAACCAATTATAGAACTCAATAAATCCACTATTGTCATTG is from Clostridium thermarum and encodes:
- a CDS encoding IS110 family transposase, which codes for MVGVDIAKQQHVARAQYFRGIEYGKTLYFSNDNSGFIEFYNWFNKLCADHTKNNVIVGMEPTEYYWFYLAKFLCNGQAFL